From Cryptosporangium aurantiacum:
GGCGCAGCACCACCTCGTCGCCGATGAGGAGATACGGCTGGGCGTCGGCCGGGACCTCGCTGATCGTTCTGCGCGCCGTGACGAGCCGGTCGTTCCGCAGCTCAGCCCGGACGAGCGACGCACCGGCTCGCCACACGACGCGGGTGCCGGTGTCGTCGACGACGTAGGTCCGCACCTCGTCGGCCACCACCTCGGTCGACGCGTCCGGCCTGATCCAGGTGAGCGTGCCGAACTGCAGACTGAGGAAGCCGCCCCGGAACTCGGTGACGGTGGCGTCGGTGATGTTCTCCCGCACGGTGATCGTGGTGTCGGGGGTCCGGATCTGCTGGCCGTCCTTGACCGCGAGATCGATCGGCCCGCCGTGGCCGCCCTGGGTGACGCCGACCGGCTCGATGCCGGACACGAACGGCGCGAGCAGCACCCCCGTGAGCACGATCGCGACGATCACCGCGACACCGGTCAAGCCGCTCCGGAGGGAATCAGTGGTCACCCGGCATTTCTACTTGCTCGGTTCAACCAGACGGTGGGCAGGCGGCCTGACCGGCCGCCCGAACGGCAGACGGAGGGACGGCGGCGCTGGCAGGCTGTCCACTCTGAGAAACGCTACGGGTGAGGTGACGCGGTGACGGCACGGCGCCGTGCCTGGTTGATCGCGGCATTCGTCGGTGTGCTGCTGCTCGCCGTCACAGCCGTCGGCGTGCTGTACCTCCGCGACGAGCCGATTCCCCGCCTCGCTCGTGCGTCGGCCGCGGCGCCGACGGCCTTCACTCCCTACGAGACCCGGTTCGAGCCCGACTGGCTCCCCCGCGGGTTCGCGCTGGAGCACCGCTGGTCGCAGACCACCCAGCAGGGCTACCTCGCGCAGCGCAGAGGCGACCACGAGTGGGAGCGGATCCAGATCCAGCTCGGCCCGCGCAACGGCACGCTGCTCGGTTTCCGTGCGCCGCGACAGCCCACCTGGAAAGGACTCGCGATCCCTGGTACGGCGTACCTGCTCTGGGAGTGGGCCCCCGGTGCACCGGCATTGGTCGAGGTGGGAAACCGGAAGGACGCCAGGGAGGTCGCACAACGGGTCGCCGCGTCCCTGCGGATCACCGGCCCGCAGCCGGTCCGGTACCCATTCACCGTGCGGCAGCCCGCCGGGTACACGGTGGAGATCACCAGCACGTTCCACGAGACCGGCGGGGAGGTCAGGTCCAGCGTGGGCTTCGGCCCCGGCGACCCGGACATCGACATCGGGGTGCTGGTCTACCCGTCCGAACCGCCGCTCATGTCCGCGAACACGACGGTGCGCGGACTTCCGGCCCGGATCTACCTCGCCGATCAATCCGCATCGGTCAATGTCCAACTCGCCCACGCCGTCGCCCAGGTGAATTGCCACCACCCGGACCAGCCCGCGGCCGATCTGCGTGCCGCGTGTGTTGCGACGGCCGAGACCGTTCGCCTGGTGGGTGACCCCCGCGACCCCGCGACCTGGCGCACGCCGCCGGTGCACCGCTGACCGGCCCTGGCAGGTGCGCGCCGGCCCTGCCGCCGTTCCCGTTGGAGACACCGCCGAGACTGACGCCTTACCGGGCGGTGGTCCTCCCGCGCTGGCCTGTCGTGATCGCAACGCCGACCCACGAGGCTGCGATGGTGACGGCAACCGCAGCCTGGACGAGGGGCGTGTACGCCTCCGGGAACCAGACGCCCTCGATGTAGTGGTCGAGGAACCCACCCGGCGCTAGATGCGGCCAGCTGCCGCGGGCACGCAACGCGTTCTCCAGCCGGGTGAGCGGGCAGGGGATGGAGACCATCAGCGTTGTGACGGCCCAGAGGACGGCCGGCACGTGCAGGGCGAGCACCCGCGGCCACCGCAAGGCCAGGCACCCGCCGAAAACGAGCAGCCCCAGGAAGGCGAAGTGCGCCACCATGACCACGCACGCCAGAACCCGGAACCCCATGATTCGACGTTAGCGGTGTCACCCGACCACCGGATCATTGCGAGCCAGGCACCGGCAACGGCCTACCCCGGGGCCTGCTGGGCTGGAATGCCCGTCAAGCGCCCGAACGCGAGGATCCGGCAGGCCGCAGTTGCCGGGTCATTCGCAAGATCATCTGATGGACCACCACGCCTACGGCAGCATTCATCGTGGCGAGCGCGGACGCACCGAGCAGCCCCACCTCGATGCTCATCACGTCGGTAGCGACGAGCACGACTGGCCAACCAACAGCAGCGGCCATGAGTGACGAGCGCCACCAACGTCCGAAAACCAAGCCAAGCAAAATCAGTGTCGGGATCACGGCGAGCCTTACCGCGGAAGTTGTACTAAACACTCAAAATGTACCGCGAGAACACCGCCACAGGGCTGTCCTCATCACACGAATTCACAGCTCAACAAGCCGAAAGGCCGCCGACTGATGTCGGCGGCCCACCCACAACTGGGCGAATATTGCGCGTATGCCCGATTGTGGAGCTGAGGGGACTCGAACCCCTGACCCCCACACTGCCAGTGTGGTGCGCTACCAGCTGCGCCACAGCCCCGTCCGGCCCGTTCCGGACCGACTGCTGAATAGTACACAACCAGCGGGCCAGACCCGCATCCGCCCTCGGCCGCTCGGCCGGCGAGCGACTAGTTCAGCTGCGGATCCGCCGGATAGAACGCCAGCGCCGCCAGCATCCCACCCTGCCGCCGCAACACCATCGACCACAGGTCTTCCGGCTGCGGCACGAACGCATCCCCCGGCAGCGCGTCCAGGACCAGCCACGCGCCCTGCGAGATCTCCGACTCCAGCTGGTCGGCGTCCCACCCGGCGTACCCGGCGAAGACTCGTAGCCGGTCCAGCGACCCGTCGAACGCGTCCGGGCTGGTTGACAGGTCCACGGTGCCGACGACCCCCTCGACGCGACTGAAGCCGTCCGGGGTGGTGCCGGGCCGCACCCTGGCCAGGCAGATCGCGGCCTCTGGCTGCACCGGACCGCCCTCGAAGACCACCTGTGGCTGTGCCGCGAAGTCCTGCCAGCCGTCGAGCACGTCCTCGACCTGCACCTCGGTGGCGCGGTTGAGCACCACACCGAGCGCTCCGCTGGGTTCGTGAGCGATCAGCAGCACGACCGAACGCTCGAAGTTCGGATCCTTCAACGAAGGAGAGGCAACCAGAAGGCGCCCCGTCAGGTCTTCCGCCGGCATGCCGGTGATCATGCCGAACCACCCCCGCCATCGTTCGCGCTAGTCGCCCTGGAGCGCCCGACGGAGCATGTCACTTCGCGCGCCCGCGCGCGAGCATCTCGTCACACACGTGACCAGTGCTAGCCCCTGTCCGGTCAATCGTCGATCTCTGGCTAGCCAGCCTGCGGGCAAGAAAAACGCCGACCCTCCGTTGGGAGGGCCGGCGACGCTATGTGACTTACTTCTTGAACACGTCCTTCACGCTCTTCGCGGCGTCCTTCAGGTGCTCGCCGGCCTGCTTCACCTTCGACTCCGACCGGTCCGCAGCACCTTCTGCCTGCAGACTCTCGTCGCCCGTGGCTCCGCCCCAGCGTTCCTTCGCAGTGCCCTTCAACTCCTGGGCCTTGTTCTCGGCCTTGTCGTCGAAGCTCATCTCGGACTCCCTTCCGATGACTGATGGTTAGGTACCCCGCGGCCACTGGGCTACACATCCGCCCCCCGTAAGGTCAGCCACATGCCGGTGCGTACCGGCGCTGGATGCTCACTACGGAGGACGCTTCATGACCACCGTGCGGCCGGACGTCGCCGTGATCGGAGGCTCCGGCCTCTACGCGCTGCTGGACGACGTCGATGAAGTGAGCGTGCAGACGCCCTACGGCGCACCCAGCGACCCGATCACGATCGGCACCGTCGAGGGCCGTGCGGTCGCGTTCCTTCCCCGCCACGGGCGTGACCACCGCTTCCCGCCGCACAAGATCCCCTACCGGGCCAACATCTGGGCCCTGCGGTCGCTGGGCGTCCGCCAGATCCTCGCGCCGTGCGCCGTCGGTGGGCTGCGACCGGAACTCGGCCCCGGCACGTTCGTGGTTCCCGACCAGCTGGTCGACCGTACGTCCGGCCGCCCGCAGACGTTCCACGACGTCGGCGCGGTGCACGTCTCGTTCGCTGACCCGTACTGCCCGACCGGGCGTGCGGCCGTGCTGAAGACCGCCGCGGCGACCGACGTCGCGCCGGTCGACGGCGGGACGATGGTCGTCGTCGAAGGGCCGCGGTTCTCCACCCGCGCCGAGTCGCGCTGGTTCACCGCGCAGGGCTGGTCGGTGGTGAACATGACCGGCCACCCCGAGGCAGTGCTCGCTCGCGAACTGGCCGTCTGCTACACGGCGGTGGCCCTGGTCACCGATCTGGACGCCGGGGTCGACGCCGGCGAGGAGGTCACGCAGGAGGAGGTGTTCCGCGTCTTCGCCGAGAACACCGATCGGATGCGCACGTTGATCCTGCGCACCGCCGCCGCGCTCCCCACCGAGCGGGAGTGCGCCTGCGAGCACGCCTTGGACGGCATCAACATCACGTTCGAGCTGCCGTAAGCCTCATTTGGACTCGCTGGCCGGAGTCGAACCGGCGTCTCCTTCGAGGTACTCCAAGGGCTCTGTCCACTGAGCTACAGCGAGAGGTCCGCCCAGTGTCTCGCATCGAGTGCGTTCTGTATGCACTCTGAGTGCAACTGGCCCTCAGCCGTCGGCAAACACGTCTTCTTTTCGGACGCCCGAGAGCAGGGCCATGGCCGCAGGCACCACCCGCACACCGCGCCGTCACCACCGTCGACCCGAACGTGCAACGAACGCCGCCGAGCACTCCGGACACGCACGACCACCTCCGTGGCTACTCCGCCCTACTCGCCACAGTTGTAGACGCCCCCACCGACAGGAACTACGCCGGATCCACCGGGGCGGGTGGACGCTTGCTCTCGAAGTCGGTGATGAACCGGCTGAGTAGTCCGACAAGCTGACGGACGTCGTCGGCGGGCCAGTCGCAGAGGACCGTGGCGAGATGCTCGTCCCGGCGCCGCCGCAGCACGTCGATCGCCTCGCGTCCGGCGGACGTGGGCACCAGCACGCAGGCCCGCCCGTCCGCCGGGTCGGGTTGACGCTCGACCAGGCCCCGGTCGACGAGCTGAGCGACCTGCCTGCTGACCGTCGACGGGTCGGCGTGCACGGCCTCGGCGAGCGCACCGGCCCGCTGGGGACGCTCGGCGAGCTGGAAGAGGAGCCCGTACGCGGCGGTGGCCGCTTCACCGACGCTGAGCGTCTGCTGGGCTTTGTGCCGCACCATCGCCCGGCCGAAGCGGGCGAGCTGGCGTCCCAGCTCGGTGACCGTCTCGTCGGGATGACACGACGTGGGGGCGGTGGACGGCGGCGCCGTCGCAACGACAGCGCTGGAGTCAGCCATGGCGGAATGCGTCTCCTCGGGCAAAAGCTTGCTTGGTACAACTGTAGTGGTGCAGTAGGCCGTCCGCTATGAAACTCGATGACACGCAGAAGCCCCGGCCGCGAGGGCCGGGGCTTCGTGGCGTGGAGGTGGCGGGAATCGAACCCGCGTCCACCGTCGCCTCAACAGGTCTTCTCCGGGCGCAGTTCGCTATGTCTCTACTCGGCCCCACCGGTCACGCGAACAAGCCGGTGCGACGAGCCCAGCCACTGTGAGATGTCCTAGCTGGCCCCGATAGCCGGGCCAGCAAGTAAGCCCTCTAGCTGATGCCAGGGTCCGGGCCGAAGGCACTCCCGGTCTGACAGAGTCGCTCTTACTTAGGCAGCAAGAGCGAGCTCGCGCTGATTAACATCGGCGCTTAATTGGTTGCAACGCATGGTTTACGAGCTCATCGTTGCCTTCCTCGGCCCGCTTCTCCTGTCTCAACGTCCGGTGTCGAGACCAATCACCCCCTGGTCGGTGTTCCTTCCATCCAGTCTAGCGTCGGCCCTTCAGGTTGCGCCCATAGGCACGGGCGATCTCCCGGTTGGCGTCCCGCTTGGCCATGTCCTGCCGTTTGTCCCACGCCTTCTTACCGCGCGCGAGCGCCAGCTCGACCTTGGCCCGACCGTCGGAGAAGTAGAGCGACAGCGGGACGAGCGTCAGCCCGCCCTCCTTGATCTTGCCGATCAGCTTCTCGATCTCCGCCCGGTGCAGCAGCAGCTTCCGGACTCGGCGCGGCGCGTGGTTGGTCCAGGTACCGGCCACATACTCCGGGATGTGGACACCGTGCAGGTAGACCTCACCGTCGTCGACCAGCCCGAACCCGTCGACGAGTGAGGCACGGCCGGCGCGCAGCGACTTCACCTCGGTGCCGGTCAGCACGATGCCGGCTTCCCAGGTGTCGAGCACGGTGTAGTCGTGCCGAGCCTTGCGGTTGGACGCGATGACCTTGCGTCCGGTCTCCCGCGGCATCGACCCTCCTGCCATTCGAAACGATCACGGGCCGACCGAGTGCGGCCCGGAGATCAATCCTACGGCGGACGAGAACTCGATTACGCGTCAGAGATAACCGAGGGGGTTGACCGGGTTGCCGTCCAGCCGCACCTCGAAGTGCAGGTGGTTGCCGGTCGACGCGCCGGTCGTCCCGACCCGGCCGATCACCTCGCCGCGGCTAACCCGCTGCCCGGTCCACACGAGGATCTTCGACTGGTGGGCGTAGCACGTGGACAGGCCGGCGCCGTTGGACAGGTCGCCGTGGTAGATGCAGGTGTAGTTGCCGTAGCCGCCGTTCCAGCCGGCCCGCGCGACGACCCCGGAACCCGCGGCCCGGATCGCGGCGCCCGCCGGTGCCGCGAAGTCGGTTCCGGCGTGCAGCTGCGAGCGGTGGTAGTACGGGTCGTACCGCCAGCCGAAGTCACTGGACTTCCAACCCGAGACCGGCATCCACAGCTGACCGGGGCGGCTCATCCGGGGACGGTGGCTGCGCGTCCGCGTCGGCCCTCCCCGCTCCCGCCGGGCCGTGGCGCGCAGCGCCTGGCCGATCCGGTACGACTCGGCTTGCGCCTCGGCGTATCGCGCCTCGCTCGCCCGCTGCTCCTGCCCGGCCACCCGGACGGCGTTCCGCCGCTGCGCCACCAGGCCGACCATCTCGGCCTGCGCCGCGTGCGCGGCGCTCTGCTCGGCGCGCGCGGCGGCGAGTGCCCGGCGGGCCTGTGTCCTGGCGACGTCGGCCTGACGCTTCTGCTCGGCGACGTTCGCCCGCTGCTCGGCCACGTCCTGCCGACGCCGTTCGACGAGATCGACGGCGCGCTGCTGACCACCGACCAGCCGAGTCGTGTAGTTCAGCCGATCGAGCAGCTCGTCCGGGCCGCCGACCGCTCCGAGCGCGGACAGCACCATGTAGGACCGCCCCTCATACGTCGAGCGGACGTACGTACCGAGGTCGTCACGTGCTTCCTCCACAGCGGCCTGTGCGGCGTCGAAGCGCTGCTGGGCGATTCGCAGCGCGTGGGCGGCCCGCGCCGACCGGCGCTCGGCCGCCGCCGCACGCACTTGCGACGCGGCGACCCGCCCCTGCGCGGACGCCACCCGGACCTGCGCTCCGGGAAGACGCTGGGAGGCGTCCAGAAACGCCGTCGTCGCCGACCGCGCCCTAGCGGTCGCGGTCTCCATGATCGCCGCGGCCCGGTGCAGCTCGCGTCGGGCTTCGGCCTGATCGGCCGGTGACGGCCCGTTCCGCGCCTGTACAACCGGTAGGTGGACGAGGAGCGCTGCTCCCACCGCGAGCACCATGCTCACCGCATACAAACGGCCACGCCTCACCGGCATCCGAACCCCCCGCGCGCCACTGCTGACGACCGGGCATACGGTACGGCTCGTCCGTTTAGTTCACAAAAGTCACTGCTCTACCGGCGCGTCACACCTTCACGTAGAACCGGAGCGTCGTCCAACCGGTGATGCCCGCGGTGAGCACCGCGACCAGGGCCAGCAGCGGCGCGGTCACCGCGATCTCGCTCCACCCGATCGTCGGGACGACGCTGTTCTGACCGAGCGCCTCCAGCGCGTCGTCGATCACGATCAGCTTCGCGATCGCCAGACCGATCGAGGCCAGAATCGCACCGATTAGGCCGGCCACCGCGGCCTCCAGGACGAACGGCAGGCGGACGTACCAGTTCGAGGCACCGACGAGCTTCATGATGCTGACCTCACGCCGCCGGCTGTAGGCCGCGACCTGGATCGTGTTACCGATCAGCAGCACCGCGGCGACACCCGAGACGAGCGAGACGACCAGCGAGAGGTTCTTGACCGCGTCGATCGCGTCGAAGAGCCTGCCGACGAGTTCCTGCTGGGTGGAGACGACGTCCACGCCGGGCTCGTCCTTATAGGCAGTGTCGATCGCGCCCGCGTTGGACGGGTCCGTCAGCTTGATCCGGAACGACTCCGGCAGCGACTCCGGCTTGGTGTTCTCCACCAGGTCGGGCGAGTCCGCGAACAGCTCCTTGAACCGCTCGTAGGCCTCTTCCTTGCTCTCGTACGTGACCGATTGGATCTCCGGGTCGTCCTCCAGCTTCTGCTGGAGTGCGTCCTTCTGTTCGGTCGTGACCGCGGTCTCGAGGAAGATCGAGACCTCGACCTGCGCGTAGAGCAGGTCCTTCGTCTTGTTGACCTCCGTGTACAACAATCCACCCGCGCCGAGCAGCGCCAGCGAGATCGCCGTGGTGAGGATCAGGGCGACCGTCATCGTGACGTTGCGCCACAGGCCAGTCGCAGCTTCGGTCAGGACGAACTTGGCACGCATGGATTCCTCAGGAGGATGGAGACCGCAGCGGGACGCGACGACCGCTGCCGGTAGGAGTCGGGGGCTTCAGCGGTAGGTAGCGGCCGCGCTCATCCGTACACACCGCGCGCCTGGTCACGGATGACTCGGCCGCGGTCGAGCTCGACCACGCGTCGGCGCATCTGGTTGACGATGTTCGAGTCGTGCGTGGCCATGACGACGGTGGTGCCGGTGCGGTTGATCCGGTCCAGCAGACGCATGATCTCGATCGAGGTGTCCGGGTCGAGGTTTCCGGTCGGCTCGTCGGCCAGCAGGACCAGCGGCCGGTTGACGAACGCCCGCGCGACCGCGACTCGCTGCTGCTCACCACCGGAGAGCTCGTGCGGGTAGCGGTTTTCCTTGCCCTCCAGGCCGACGAGGCTCAGCACCTCGGGCACGACCCGGCGGATCACCGAGCGGGTCTTCCCGATGACCTCGAGGGCGAACGCGACGTTCTCCGCGGCGGTCTTGTTCGGGAGCAGCCGGAAGTCCTGGAAGACGCAGCCGACGCTGCGCCGGAGCTGCGGCACCTTCCACGGGCGGATCGTGGCGACGTCCCGGCCGGCAACCAGCACCTTGCCGTTGGTCGGCGTCTCCTCTTTGAGGAGCAACCGGATGAACGTGGACTTCCCCGAACCCGACGGCCCGATGAAGAAGACGAACTCGCCCTTCTCGACGTTGACGTTCACGTCGTCGAGGGCAGGGCGACGCGACTTCGGGTACGTCTTGGTCACGCGGTCGAGGGTGATCACGGGGGCCGAGTCTAGCCACACCCACCTGGCGGGCAGGCTGGGCTACACAGCTCTCCTACGGTCTTGTTCAGAGTCGGGCAGCAGGCCAGGTCCTCCTGCGGCCGGATCCGCAGGTGGCGCCGCCGAGCGGCGTCCGCAGACCTCACAATCTCGTGTCCGGACGCGCCACCGTGACGGGGCATCCGGTGTGGGACAGGTGTGGCGGGACGGGGGCGTTCGGCTGTCCGGATGAATGCGCGCCGTCACTCTGCGCGGCGACCCGGCCGTCTCACACTCCGGACATTGCCACTGTCCTGTCATCGACGGCGCAACCCCGTCGTGTGCGGGTGTCCGCTTCGCCCCGCCGTGTCGACCTCGGAATAACGCTTCCCGGCAGTTCGGCGTGTCGAGAATTCTTAATGTGGCGATAAGAATCGGCTAGTGATAGCGATAGGTTCGCCGCTCGGTGCCGCGTCAGTGGCGTCCAGGAATCGCGTCGGACAAGCAGTTGGCCCGGCCGCATCAGGGCGGCCGGGCCAACTATTTCTCGCGCTATCGGTCGTGCTATTCACGATCAGGCTTGCGCCTGATCAGCTGCCCGGCTGAGGAACTCCGGGCCGTTCGGTCAGGCCCGCTTACGACGCCGGGTGACGACCACCATGGCGACACCGAGGCCGAGCACCAGGGCAGCGGCGGCGATGAGGCCACCGAGGCTGGCACCGGTCACCGGCAGGCTGTCCTCGCTGTCCGCGGCCGGCGAGACGCTCGGGGAAGCGTCACCACCCGGGGCAACGCTGGCGCTCACGCTCGGCGAGGCAGTCGGCTCAGCGCCGTCCTCGCAGGTGGCGAGGTCGAGGCTCTTCTCAGCCAGCTTCTGGTCGCGAACCGCGACAGCAACCTTGATCTTGGAGAACTCGAGCTCGCCTTCCTCGGAGACCTTGCCGACCGAGCCGGCGTCCTCCTTGTCGAGGTCCGCGGGCAGCGTCAGCTTCTCGCCGGCGTCGACCCGGAACTCCTCGGTCAGCGGCTTGTCGTCGTCGAGCTTGATGAAGACCCGGAACTTGACCGTCTTGTCGGTCGGGTTGACCAGCTCGATCGAGAAGGCTTCGCAGCTCAGGACGATCGAGGCGGACGGCTTGTCCGGGGCGGGCGTCTCGGACGGCTTCACGTCACCACAGGTGCCGGGCAGCGGGACGTCGACCCACTCCTCGTGCACGAGCGGCGTCTTGCCGTCCTCCTTGAAGGCCGGCTTGCCGTCCTTGTCGAGGAAGACGCCCTTGACGTAGATCTTCGCGACGTCGCGGCCGTCCTTGTCCTTGATGCCGCGGCTGCCCTTGGGCAGCTTCTGAGTGCCCTTGATCGACTCGCCGGCCTTGATCTCGTCAGCGATTTCGGTCTCGCTGCCGGTGGGCTCGAACGAGACAGTCAGCTTCTCGTCGTGCTCCTCGTCAAGGTTCTGCACCGTCCACTCGACGACGTACCGGCCGTCGACACACTCGGCGGTGCCCTTGACGTAGTTCTCGTGTGCGTTCGCCGGGGCGGCGGTCAGCGCCACCGCACCCATGGTCACCAGACCGGTCACCATCGTCGCGGCAAGGCCACGGCGAAGCGCACCGCGTAAGCCTCGGGCCATCTCAAGCACTTCCATTCCCTCGGTGGACATCAAAAGAACATCTGGGAACGACAAAGGACACGCCGCCGACGGCGTCCGCACATGGCGGACCCATTACGTCGTGCCCCCTAGTAGCCGCGATTCCCGATCCGACTCGCCGACCACTAGCCGGGAGGAACAGGCATTCGCTGCTGGTGCCAGACCATACGTTAACAATGCGATGTCACGCCATAGCTGTGCGAATGTTGTGAGCGAGATTTAAGAGGCGCGACGTGAGCATGGTTAAGGTGAGTACGACAACCATTAGGTCCTCGTTAGCAACCCTGGTCTCCTCACGTCACTCCAGCAGCCTCCGGTTTCGGCCGTTTACTGCAGGTCAAGGCCCCATTCGGTGGTCACGGAGCGCGTCCGCGGCCCGGCTTGGCGGGCCGGTCCGGGGGCCGCGCCCAACCTGCACGGAGATGCGGAAAGGTTGAGGCCCCCTGGCCGATCGGTGGATGTCCTACCCCCGGCACGAAAGGCCGCGGGCCGCCCTCCGGGGTGGAGAGCGGCCCGCAGCCGGGGGACGGCGTCCAGGTCAGGAGACGCCGGCCTCCTGCTGCTTGCGCCAGCGGATGCCCGCCTCGATGAACCCGTCGATGTCGCCGTCGAACACCGCCTGAGGGTTACCAACCTCGTGGTCGGTCCGGAGGTCTTTGACCATCTGGTACGGGTGCACGACGTACGAGCGCATCTGGTTACCCCAGGAATTGCCGCCGTCGCCGCGCAACGCGTCCATCTCGGCCTTCTGCTCCACGCGTCGCCGCTCGAGCAGCCGGGCCTGGAGCACCCGCATCGCGGCCGCCCGGTTCTGGATCTGGGACTTCTCGTTCTGGCAGGACACCACGATCCCGGTCGGCAGGTGGGTGATC
This genomic window contains:
- a CDS encoding DUF2784 domain-containing protein codes for the protein MGFRVLACVVMVAHFAFLGLLVFGGCLALRWPRVLALHVPAVLWAVTTLMVSIPCPLTRLENALRARGSWPHLAPGGFLDHYIEGVWFPEAYTPLVQAAVAVTIAASWVGVAITTGQRGRTTAR
- a CDS encoding YqgE/AlgH family protein; translated protein: MITGMPAEDLTGRLLVASPSLKDPNFERSVVLLIAHEPSGALGVVLNRATEVQVEDVLDGWQDFAAQPQVVFEGGPVQPEAAICLARVRPGTTPDGFSRVEGVVGTVDLSTSPDAFDGSLDRLRVFAGYAGWDADQLESEISQGAWLVLDALPGDAFVPQPEDLWSMVLRRQGGMLAALAFYPADPQLN
- a CDS encoding CsbD family protein, whose protein sequence is MSFDDKAENKAQELKGTAKERWGGATGDESLQAEGAADRSESKVKQAGEHLKDAAKSVKDVFKK
- a CDS encoding S-methyl-5'-thioadenosine phosphorylase encodes the protein MTTVRPDVAVIGGSGLYALLDDVDEVSVQTPYGAPSDPITIGTVEGRAVAFLPRHGRDHRFPPHKIPYRANIWALRSLGVRQILAPCAVGGLRPELGPGTFVVPDQLVDRTSGRPQTFHDVGAVHVSFADPYCPTGRAAVLKTAAATDVAPVDGGTMVVVEGPRFSTRAESRWFTAQGWSVVNMTGHPEAVLARELAVCYTAVALVTDLDAGVDAGEEVTQEEVFRVFAENTDRMRTLILRTAAALPTERECACEHALDGINITFELP
- a CDS encoding MarR family winged helix-turn-helix transcriptional regulator — encoded protein: MADSSAVVATAPPSTAPTSCHPDETVTELGRQLARFGRAMVRHKAQQTLSVGEAATAAYGLLFQLAERPQRAGALAEAVHADPSTVSRQVAQLVDRGLVERQPDPADGRACVLVPTSAGREAIDVLRRRRDEHLATVLCDWPADDVRQLVGLLSRFITDFESKRPPAPVDPA
- the smpB gene encoding SsrA-binding protein SmpB, giving the protein MPRETGRKVIASNRKARHDYTVLDTWEAGIVLTGTEVKSLRAGRASLVDGFGLVDDGEVYLHGVHIPEYVAGTWTNHAPRRVRKLLLHRAEIEKLIGKIKEGGLTLVPLSLYFSDGRAKVELALARGKKAWDKRQDMAKRDANREIARAYGRNLKGRR
- a CDS encoding M23 family metallopeptidase, whose protein sequence is MVLAVGAALLVHLPVVQARNGPSPADQAEARRELHRAAAIMETATARARSATTAFLDASQRLPGAQVRVASAQGRVAASQVRAAAAERRSARAAHALRIAQQRFDAAQAAVEEARDDLGTYVRSTYEGRSYMVLSALGAVGGPDELLDRLNYTTRLVGGQQRAVDLVERRRQDVAEQRANVAEQKRQADVARTQARRALAAARAEQSAAHAAQAEMVGLVAQRRNAVRVAGQEQRASEARYAEAQAESYRIGQALRATARRERGGPTRTRSHRPRMSRPGQLWMPVSGWKSSDFGWRYDPYYHRSQLHAGTDFAAPAGAAIRAAGSGVVARAGWNGGYGNYTCIYHGDLSNGAGLSTCYAHQSKILVWTGQRVSRGEVIGRVGTTGASTGNHLHFEVRLDGNPVNPLGYL
- the ftsX gene encoding permease-like cell division protein FtsX; the encoded protein is MRAKFVLTEAATGLWRNVTMTVALILTTAISLALLGAGGLLYTEVNKTKDLLYAQVEVSIFLETAVTTEQKDALQQKLEDDPEIQSVTYESKEEAYERFKELFADSPDLVENTKPESLPESFRIKLTDPSNAGAIDTAYKDEPGVDVVSTQQELVGRLFDAIDAVKNLSLVVSLVSGVAAVLLIGNTIQVAAYSRRREVSIMKLVGASNWYVRLPFVLEAAVAGLIGAILASIGLAIAKLIVIDDALEALGQNSVVPTIGWSEIAVTAPLLALVAVLTAGITGWTTLRFYVKV
- the ftsE gene encoding cell division ATP-binding protein FtsE: MITLDRVTKTYPKSRRPALDDVNVNVEKGEFVFFIGPSGSGKSTFIRLLLKEETPTNGKVLVAGRDVATIRPWKVPQLRRSVGCVFQDFRLLPNKTAAENVAFALEVIGKTRSVIRRVVPEVLSLVGLEGKENRYPHELSGGEQQRVAVARAFVNRPLVLLADEPTGNLDPDTSIEIMRLLDRINRTGTTVVMATHDSNIVNQMRRRVVELDRGRVIRDQARGVYG